Genomic window (Hydrogenimonas cancrithermarum):
CACGCTCTGAAAATGGTCTCTATCTGCGCTCTTTCGAAAAAGGATTGGTCATCGTGAACCCTTCCGAAACGAAAACTCTTTCAATGATGCTTTCTTCTTCTTTTATGAGGGTGGTGCCGGCAGGCGGGGGCGAGGTCGATGAGGTAGGCGGTTGGGACGGCTCACTCTCCTACGAACCGGTTTCCGGAGAGGTATCACTCCCGCCGGTAAGCGCGCTTTTGCTGGTGGTGCCATGAGCGCGGGTACGCGAACCGGCGGCGTGGGATGGTTCGGAGAGGGAAAGCTTCGTGAACCTCCATCCGTTCACTGCCGCAACAGAAAATCGGCGGCGACGCTGTCCATCGCCTGGATGTGAAGGTTCAGCCACGCGATGAAATCCTCCTCGATGAACGATTTCAATGCGTCGCGATCTTTGAAGTTGCGCCAGTTCATATAGGCCATGCGGGTTTCACCCATGATGCGGTTGTGGTCGTTGCGATGGATGTCATACATTCCGAAGCCACGGTTTTTCAGCATCGACTCTTCGTAGCTGAAGTGTTCCAGCATATGTTCGAGGAGCTTTTCGAAGATTTCGGTAACACTTTGAACTTCGGTATCCGCTTCGATCGCTTCGAGCAGCTCGTTGATGATCTCGACCTCTTCGTAATGGACTTTGTTCATACCGTCGAAACTGACTTTGGGAAGATTCTCTTTTTTTATCATGAATACCACTTTTTTAAAAGTCAGTTTATCAAAAAAGTGGCGAAAATCGGAACCTCCCTTTACAAAAAGAGAAACTTCAGCTATACTCCGGCCAACCAAAAGACACTTCGGTCTGTCTTTAAATGCTCTTCGGAGCGAGTAAACTATTACGAACTACACATTTTCCTCTTTTAGACTACTCACCCAAAAATCAAAACCATTGTTACGCCCGGGACCGGACAAACTATTGCGAACCGATAACTGTGCGGGTAAAACAGAAAGAACAACCATATGTCATTCGAGACTTTAAATCTGAACCCCCAAATCCAGCGTGCCATCAAAGAAGAGGGCTATACCCAACCGACACCGATCCAGGCGCAGGCGATTCCGACGATTCTGGACGGCAAAGACCTTCTCGCGGCTGCACAGACCGGTACCGGTAAGACGGCGGCCTTTACACTTCCGATGCTCCAGAAACTGAGCAGCAAAAAGGGCGAGGGAAAACGCTACGTCCGTGCCCTCGTCCTGACACCGACTCGCGAACTGGCGGCGCAGGTACACCAGAGTGTGCGAACCTACGGCAAGTACCTCAAGCTCAAGAGTGTCGAGATCTACGGCGGTGTGAGTATTCAGCCCCAGACACGCGCGCTTCGCAACGGCGTCGACATCCTCGTCGCAACGCCGGGACGACTGCTCGACCACGTCAACCAGGGCCACGTCGATCTGAGCAAGGTCGAAGTGCTCGTCCTCGACGAAGCGGACAGAATGCTCGATATGGGCTTCATCAACGATATCAAAAAGATCATTGCCGATCTGCCGCACTTCAGACAGAATCTGCTCTTTTCGGCGACCTTCTCCGATGAGATCAAACGCCTGAGCAAATCGATTCTCAAAGAGCCTGAGATGATCAAAGTCGCCGCCGACAACACCACAGCCGACCGTATCAAGCAGACGGTCCACCCGGTCGACAAAGCGAAAAAAGCCGATCTGCTGAGCCATCTGATCGGATCGAACAACTGGCAGCAGGTACTGGTTTTCACCCGTACCAAGCATGGTGCCGACAAACTCTCCAAACGTTTGGCGCAGGATGGCCTCCCCTCGACGTCGATTCATGGCAACAAGACGCAAGCGGCGCGTATGAAGGCGCTCAAAGCCTTCAAAGACGGCCGTGTCCGCGTCCTCGTCGCCACCGATGTCGCCGCGCGCGGTATCGATATCGACAAACTTGGCCAGGTGGTCAACTTCGACCTGCCGGAAGTGGCGGAGGATTATGTGCATCGTATCGGCCGAACAGGCCGTGCAGGCAACGCCGGCGAAGCCTTCTCGCTCGTCTGTATCGACGAGAGACATCTATTGCACCGCATCGAAAAACTGACAT
Coding sequences:
- a CDS encoding bacteriohemerythrin is translated as MIKKENLPKVSFDGMNKVHYEEVEIINELLEAIEADTEVQSVTEIFEKLLEHMLEHFSYEESMLKNRGFGMYDIHRNDHNRIMGETRMAYMNWRNFKDRDALKSFIEEDFIAWLNLHIQAMDSVAADFLLRQ
- a CDS encoding DEAD/DEAH box helicase, translating into MSFETLNLNPQIQRAIKEEGYTQPTPIQAQAIPTILDGKDLLAAAQTGTGKTAAFTLPMLQKLSSKKGEGKRYVRALVLTPTRELAAQVHQSVRTYGKYLKLKSVEIYGGVSIQPQTRALRNGVDILVATPGRLLDHVNQGHVDLSKVEVLVLDEADRMLDMGFINDIKKIIADLPHFRQNLLFSATFSDEIKRLSKSILKEPEMIKVAADNTTADRIKQTVHPVDKAKKADLLSHLIGSNNWQQVLVFTRTKHGADKLSKRLAQDGLPSTSIHGNKTQAARMKALKAFKDGRVRVLVATDVAARGIDIDKLGQVVNFDLPEVAEDYVHRIGRTGRAGNAGEAFSLVCIDERHLLHRIEKLTSSEIEKVLVDGYHPDPSIKAEPVKKRGGNGRRRSFGSRNHAEQHASRPHRSGNFQRKSR